The genomic segment CGAGGATTTCGGTCCAGGCTTCGTTGACCAGGCCCGGGATCGCGTCCTGCTTCCAGCCGAACGCCGGCACCCACCAGGAATGGATCACGTCGTCAGCGGTCACAACGAAGCGGATCTTGGTGTTGGTGGGCAGCACCAGCTGGTTGTCGACGTCGAGCAGGTAGTGGCCGTGCGCATCGAGCTCAGCGCGCGTGGTGTCGCGGCTCTGGCGCAGGCGGTCGCTCTCGCGGTCGAGGCGGCTGGTCAGCACCACGTCCTCGCCCATGTACTCGTACTTCCACATCCACTGCACGCCGGTGACCTTGACGGTCATCGCCGCGTCGCGGGTGTCGTACATCGCGATCAGCTTCTGCGTCGCCGGCACCGCCATCAGCACCAGGATGACGATCGGGACGACGGTCCAGATGACTTCGGCGGTGGTGTTGTGGGTGAACTGCGCCGCGGTGACCCCGCGCGACTTGCGGAAGCGGAACATCGCCACCGCCATCGCACCGAACACCAGCACGCCGATCACGACGCACACCCACAGCGCGAGCATGTGCGCGTCGTAGGCGTGCTGGGCGGAGGTGGTGACACCGCGGCCCATGTTGAGCTGCCACGGCTTGGGATCTGCGGACTGCGCCAGAACGTTCGTCGATGCCAGAAGCGCGGCAGCGCCCCCCATCCACAGTCTGGACGCGTACCTGTTGGAACAAGCGCCTTGCTTCACATCGGACCCCATACCTGAGCTGGCCTTGGTGCTGGCGGGAACGCGTCCGTCCTCGCCCGGCAATGGGTGCCGGGAGATATCGCAGGAGCGGCGGCGTGCTGCGAATAACGCATGAATGGTAGCTGTCGGCGTTCGGCAGGGGCAAGCCGCGCTGCCGCAACCGCTGCGACCCCTCGGGTCGGCCCGGGTGTCGAGAGGCGCCGGCGCGGGCTATAGCCTGTCTTACGCAGCCCGAGGATACCCCCATGGCCCACCGTTCTCCCGTTTCTCCGCCGATGCCTGTCGATGGCGGTGTGCGCCGGTCGCAGACCCTGCGCGCCCTGCCCGCCTCGAACACGGCCACGCGCCGGGGTTTCGGGGGTCTGCTGCCCACGCGCCAGCGGCTGCGGCTGGACCTGCGTGATGCCGACGGTCAGGGCGGCAGCTTCACCGCTGACGACATTCTCGGCGCCGGTGCGCGGCGGCATGGCGAGCACGGCCCGCGCGTGCGCCTACCTGACCTGCTCGAAGGCAGCTTCGCCGACGCCGCCGCGCAGTGCCTGGCCGTGGCCGAATCGGTGATCGGCCTGCATCGCACACGGCTGTACCTCGATCCGCTCGATCGCAGCGGCACTGCCCGGGGTAACGGCCTGCTGATCGAATGGAAACAGCCGCACGGCGACGCGCCGATGATCGAAAGCGTGACGCTGGAGACTTTCTGCGGCGGCCACTGGCACCCGCGCGCGGGCACGCTGCCGCCTGCGCACGGCGCGGCGATGGTCGAACTGGCGGCCTGCATGCCGCGGCTGCTGCAGCCGTTGAACGCACTGGCCGCCACCCATGCCCGCGTGCGCTTCGCGATGCGGACCTACGACGCGCCCGTCATCGCCTGAACACGACGCCCGTTTCCGGGCGTGTTTCGCACAGTGATGGAGCCGGCCGGCAGGCTAGAATTCCGCTTCTGTCTCTGCCGGTCGTCACGCCTTGAACGCCAGTCTGTCGCCCGCCGCGCCTGCGGCCTCCCTTCAGCCGCAGCGCGACGCGATCACCGCCGCCTGGACCGGCGATGAAACCGAGCGCGTCCATGCGCTGCTGGCCGAAGCACGCCAGCCCGACGCCGACCGCGCCGCGATCCAGGCGACGGCCGCCGATCTGGTCCGCCGCGTGCGCCTGCGCGCGCAGGACCGCGGCGCGATCGAGGCCTTCATGCAGCAGTACGACCTCGGCAGCGAGGAAGGCGTGCTGCTGATGTGCGTGGCCGAAGCGCTGCTGCGCATTCCGGACGAAGACACCGCCGATGCGCTGATCCGCGACAAGCTGGGCGAAGCCAACTGGCGCAAGCACATGGGCCAGTCGGATTCGGTGCTGGTCAATGCGTCGACCTGGGGCCTGATGCTGACCGGGCGTCTGGTCGATCTGGCCGACGACACCAAGCGCAACGTGCACAACGCCTTCCAGCGCCTGATCGGCCGCGTCGGCGAGCCGGTGATCCGTCTCGCGGTGCGCCAGGCGATGCGGATCATGGGCCACCAGTTCGTCATGGGCCGCACGATCGGCGAAGCGCTGACGCGCTCGCGCAAGGGCGACAACGCCGCCTACCGCTATTCGTTCGACATGCTCGGCGAGGCCGCGCTGACCCAGCACGACGCCGACCGGTATCTGAAGGCCTACCGCGATGCGATCGACGCGATCGGCCGCACCGGCCCGTTCGAGGACGAGATCACCGCCCCGTCGATCTCGGTCAAGCTGTCGGCGCTGCATCCCCGCTACGAACATGCCAAGCACGCACGCGTGCTGGCCGAACTCGCACCGCGCGTGCTCGACCTCGCCCAGCGCGCGAAGAGCTACCGCATCGGCCTGACCGTCGACGCCGAGGAAGCCGATCGCCTGGAACTGTCGCTCGACGTCATCGAAGCCGCGCTCACCGATGCCTCGCTGGCCGGCTGGCATGGTTTCGGCATCGTCGTGCAGGCCTACCAGAAGCGCGCGCCGTTCGTGATCGACTGGATCGCCGCACTGGCCCGCGCGCACGGCCGTCGCATTCCAGTGCGCCTGGTCAAGGGCGCGTACTGGGACAGCGAGGTCAAGCGCGCCCAGGTCGAAGGCCATCCGGGCTACCCGGTGTTCACGCGCAAGCCGAATACCGACGTCAGCTATCTCGCCAACGCGCGCCGCCTGCTGTCGGCGACCGATGCGATCTACCCGATGTTCGCCACGCACAACGCGCACACGATTGCGGCGGTGCACAGGCTGGGGATGACGCTGCGCAACGGCGCCGGCGCGAAGCCCTACGAATTCCAGAAGCTCCACGGCATGGGCGACGACCTGTACGCCGAGGTCATCCCGGCCGACCGTCTCGACGTGCCCTGCCGCGTCTATGCGCCGGTCGGCTCGCACGAGGACCTGCTGCCGTATCTGGTACGTCGCCTGCTCG from the Luteimonas fraxinea genome contains:
- the coxB gene encoding cytochrome c oxidase subunit II — its product is MGGAAALLASTNVLAQSADPKPWQLNMGRGVTTSAQHAYDAHMLALWVCVVIGVLVFGAMAVAMFRFRKSRGVTAAQFTHNTTAEVIWTVVPIVILVLMAVPATQKLIAMYDTRDAAMTVKVTGVQWMWKYEYMGEDVVLTSRLDRESDRLRQSRDTTRAELDAHGHYLLDVDNQLVLPTNTKIRFVVTADDVIHSWWVPAFGWKQDAIPGLVNEAWTEILEPGVYRGQCAELCGKDHGFMPIVVRAVSPEEFGTWLAAEKAKNAPAIPTPGEPGPADAAPAPSPDAAPAEAAASATQSPSAPAAPAAG